One genomic segment of uncultured Campylobacter sp. includes these proteins:
- the hemC gene encoding hydroxymethylbilane synthase: MKNLIIATRGSVLALWQSEHIASLLNAHGIQAQLKSMKTKGDKILDTPLAKIGGKGLFTKELEESMLCGEAHIAVHSLKDVPVEFPQGLVLAAICAREDVRDAMISEKYAKFNELPHGAKVGTTSLRRKMQLLSMRPDLEIISLRGNVQTRLRKLKEGEFDAIILAMAGINRLNLRAEVKHIAPFEVSQMIPAMGQGALGIEAVDEPQILRAIEFLKDERAIIETTVERDFVRVLEGGCQVPIGINARLDGENIYIGAIVGLPDGSESIRQSIVAQKSQYRSVGTELARVFIEKGAKQLLARAEEMASL, encoded by the coding sequence ATGAAAAATTTGATTATCGCTACGCGCGGCAGCGTGCTTGCGCTGTGGCAGAGCGAGCATATCGCATCGCTGCTTAACGCCCACGGCATCCAAGCGCAGCTAAAAAGCATGAAAACCAAAGGCGATAAAATTTTAGATACGCCGCTTGCAAAGATCGGCGGCAAGGGGCTTTTTACGAAGGAGCTTGAGGAGAGCATGCTTTGCGGCGAAGCACACATCGCCGTGCATAGTCTAAAGGACGTGCCCGTGGAGTTTCCGCAGGGGCTCGTGCTAGCGGCGATCTGCGCGCGTGAGGACGTGCGCGATGCGATGATCAGCGAAAAATACGCTAAATTTAACGAGCTGCCCCACGGCGCAAAAGTCGGCACCACGAGCCTTCGCCGCAAGATGCAGCTGCTTAGCATGCGCCCCGATTTAGAGATAATCTCCTTGCGCGGCAACGTCCAAACCCGCTTGCGAAAGCTCAAAGAGGGGGAATTCGACGCGATCATCTTGGCGATGGCGGGCATCAACCGCCTAAATTTACGCGCCGAGGTAAAGCACATAGCGCCCTTTGAGGTCTCGCAGATGATCCCAGCTATGGGGCAAGGAGCGCTCGGCATCGAGGCGGTGGACGAGCCGCAAATCCTGCGCGCGATAGAATTTTTAAAAGATGAACGCGCAATCATCGAAACGACCGTGGAGCGGGATTTCGTTAGAGTTTTGGAGGGCGGCTGCCAGGTGCCGATCGGCATCAACGCGCGCCTTGACGGCGAAAATATCTACATCGGCGCCATCGTGGGCCTACCGGACGGCAGCGAGAGCATCCGACAAAGCATCGTCGCGCAAAAATCTCAATACCGAAGCGTAGGCACGGAGCTCGCGCGCGTTTTTATCGAAAAGGGCGCAAAGCAGCTTCTTGCGCGCGCTGAGGAGATGGCGAGCCTATAA
- a CDS encoding low molecular weight protein-tyrosine-phosphatase yields the protein MRLLFVCHGNICRSPMAQSVMQNFINQSGLSAHVGVDSAATHTDEIGSPPYYETQHVLKEQKVPLVAHRAVQVTPADYERYDLILCMDDENMRSLGRIFRGKDMAKVKFLLEFAGKNFIDCDARNFKGAAKRTTLSLKDAGSNLTASECLQIADPYYTRDFERCYADIKRGCEGLLRYIKNSDGIC from the coding sequence GTGAGGCTACTTTTCGTCTGTCACGGCAACATCTGTCGCTCGCCGATGGCGCAGTCCGTGATGCAAAATTTCATTAATCAAAGTGGTCTAAGTGCGCACGTGGGCGTGGATTCTGCGGCGACGCACACCGACGAGATCGGCTCACCGCCCTATTACGAAACGCAGCACGTGCTAAAAGAGCAAAAGGTGCCGCTCGTAGCGCATCGCGCCGTGCAGGTCACGCCCGCAGACTACGAGCGCTATGATCTCATACTTTGCATGGATGATGAAAATATGCGCTCGCTGGGGCGAATTTTTCGCGGTAAGGATATGGCTAAGGTAAAATTTCTTTTGGAATTTGCAGGGAAAAATTTTATAGACTGCGATGCGCGAAATTTCAAAGGCGCGGCAAAACGAACCACCTTAAGTTTAAAAGACGCCGGTTCAAATTTAACCGCCTCCGAATGCCTACAAATCGCCGACCCCTACTACACGCGCGATTTTGAGCGCTGCTACGCAGATATCAAGCGCGGCTGCGAGGGGCTTTTGCGATACATTAAAAATTCAGACGGAATTTGCTAA
- a CDS encoding FxsA family protein: MFRLLIVPYLIIEAFTTYYFVSANGFAAYAVEIVISAILGGYVVANRSWMGFFNLMKISPKEILSGVGFVVGGVFLIAPGIFGDILGVCIITASFYCVTSDVPKFNASSENSEKRERKFWRRSRANDDVIDVEVIEENEIEIRKSIGEEK; the protein is encoded by the coding sequence ATGTTTAGGCTTTTGATCGTTCCATATCTGATAATTGAGGCATTTACGACCTATTATTTCGTAAGCGCAAACGGCTTCGCGGCGTATGCGGTGGAGATCGTCATAAGCGCGATTTTAGGCGGATACGTCGTAGCAAACCGCTCGTGGATGGGCTTTTTTAATCTAATGAAAATCTCGCCGAAAGAAATTTTAAGCGGCGTGGGATTCGTCGTAGGCGGCGTTTTTCTCATTGCACCGGGCATTTTCGGCGATATTTTGGGCGTTTGCATAATCACTGCGTCGTTTTACTGCGTCACCAGCGACGTGCCCAAATTTAACGCTAGCAGCGAAAATTCCGAAAAAAGAGAGCGAAAATTTTGGCGACGTAGCCGCGCAAACGACGACGTCATCGACGTAGAAGTGATCGAGGAGAACGAAATCGAGATCCGAAAGAGCATAGGGGAGGAAAAATGA